A section of the bacterium genome encodes:
- a CDS encoding intradiol ring-cleavage dioxygenase, with product MVSRRTFLRDLGKGIIFVASYPVLRADPLNAATLQPTPPNTEGPFYLPGAPFRANLREDENGTPLKVNGSLVDTSDRPITNGLIEIWHVDQSGEYDLDGFRYRASMKTSKQGEYAFETFMPKGYGGRPRHIHYKVSAGGFETLVTQLYFENDPFFEGKIDQTLHKDSLVRYRELIRPVVPFREGQEVAVIFKICLAR from the coding sequence ATGGTATCGCGCAGAACGTTTCTTCGGGACCTCGGAAAGGGAATTATTTTTGTAGCAAGCTATCCTGTGCTTCGCGCCGATCCGCTCAACGCCGCAACACTCCAGCCGACCCCTCCCAATACGGAAGGCCCTTTCTATTTGCCGGGAGCGCCTTTTCGAGCGAATTTGAGGGAAGATGAGAATGGAACTCCCTTGAAAGTGAATGGCTCACTGGTGGACACGAGCGATCGTCCGATAACAAACGGACTCATTGAGATCTGGCACGTAGATCAGTCCGGTGAATATGACCTCGATGGATTCAGATACAGGGCCAGTATGAAGACTTCCAAACAGGGTGAATATGCATTTGAAACATTCATGCCGAAAGGTTATGGCGGCAGGCCGCGGCACATTCACTACAAAGTCAGTGCCGGCGGATTCGAAACGCTTGTGACGCAACTTTACTTTGAGAATGATCCTTTCTTTGAAGGAAAAATCGACCAGACATTGCATAAGGATTCGCTCGTTCGATACCGCGAATTGATCCGTCCGGTTGTGCCTTTCCGTGAAGGTCAGGAAGTTGCCGTGATCTTTAAGATTTGCCTGGCGCGATAA
- a CDS encoding energy transducer TonB has protein sequence MLEAVITKTGTVEEVKVLRSLHPVMDQAALNAVKQWKYKPAVLNGRPVKVYFTVTVTFRLA, from the coding sequence GTGCTGGAAGCCGTAATTACAAAAACCGGTACTGTTGAAGAAGTGAAAGTTTTACGATCGTTGCATCCTGTGATGGATCAAGCTGCTTTGAATGCCGTGAAACAGTGGAAATACAAACCGGCTGTTTTGAATGGACGTCCTGTGAAGGTCTACTTTACAGTAACGGTTACATTCAGGTTAGCGTAA
- a CDS encoding histidine phosphatase family protein, with the protein MATGWLPGRLSDKGRLLAGELGKRRRADSINAVFTSDLRRAVETAEIAFAGTSTPILHDWRLRECNYGEQNGMLRAELLRALQHHPDFSYPAGESWRQAVQRVGRFLDDLRFHWEGSRVLVIGHIATRWALEYYLNKVSLEALMETEFNWRKGWEYLLK; encoded by the coding sequence ATTGCGACCGGCTGGCTTCCTGGCCGTCTTTCAGATAAAGGACGCCTGTTAGCCGGAGAACTTGGCAAACGACGACGCGCCGACAGCATCAACGCTGTATTCACTTCCGACCTGCGACGCGCCGTTGAGACAGCCGAAATCGCCTTTGCTGGTACATCGACACCCATACTCCATGACTGGCGTCTGAGAGAATGCAACTACGGAGAACAGAATGGAATGCTCCGTGCCGAACTCCTCCGAGCTCTACAACATCATCCCGATTTTTCCTATCCCGCAGGCGAAAGCTGGCGACAAGCAGTGCAACGGGTTGGGCGTTTTCTGGACGATCTTCGCTTTCACTGGGAAGGATCGCGTGTGCTTGTTATAGGTCACATCGCCACACGTTGGGCGCTTGAGTACTACCTCAACAAAGTTTCGCTTGAAGCGCTGATGGAAACCGAATTCAACTGGCGCAAAGGCTGGGAATACCTCCTGAAGTAA
- a CDS encoding site-2 protease family protein — protein sequence MALKAENATAAKDVEGALIAWRDALALLPAQTRQYQQISEKIDALSKLTDKKPETTPGFRKWSQKAGIVGVLALLLWKFKFVLVFLFTKAKFLFLGLTKAGTLFSMILSLGVYWAAWGWKFALGLVASIYIHEIGHIAKLHQYGIRASAPMFIPGLGAVVRMKQYPVSARENARVGLAGPLWGLFAALAAYAVFFLTNNSFWAAIARVGAWINLFNLLPVWQLDGGRGFRTLNRAQKWLVCIVLGAVWFYTREGLLILLLLFAALNAFATKENPQEKDWIGFWQFTFLVIILSALCLITVSGLP from the coding sequence TTGGCGTTGAAAGCCGAAAACGCCACAGCCGCAAAGGATGTAGAAGGAGCACTAATCGCATGGCGAGATGCTCTGGCTCTACTTCCCGCACAAACGCGACAGTATCAACAAATTTCTGAAAAAATTGACGCCCTAAGCAAGCTCACAGATAAGAAACCTGAGACAACCCCCGGATTCCGGAAATGGTCGCAGAAGGCTGGAATCGTCGGTGTTCTTGCGCTGTTGCTTTGGAAATTCAAGTTTGTACTGGTTTTCCTTTTCACCAAAGCCAAGTTCTTGTTTTTGGGTTTAACGAAAGCGGGAACTTTGTTTTCGATGATCCTGTCCCTCGGCGTGTATTGGGCTGCGTGGGGTTGGAAATTTGCGTTGGGACTGGTGGCTTCCATTTACATACACGAGATCGGACATATTGCAAAACTCCACCAGTATGGAATCCGGGCCTCTGCGCCGATGTTCATTCCTGGACTGGGCGCCGTTGTTCGCATGAAACAATATCCCGTGAGCGCGCGCGAAAATGCACGGGTGGGTCTCGCCGGGCCTCTTTGGGGACTTTTTGCAGCCCTGGCGGCCTACGCCGTATTCTTCCTAACGAACAATTCCTTCTGGGCGGCAATCGCGCGTGTAGGCGCATGGATCAATCTTTTTAATCTTCTTCCTGTTTGGCAACTGGACGGAGGAAGAGGATTTCGCACGTTGAATAGAGCGCAAAAATGGCTCGTTTGTATTGTGCTTGGCGCTGTCTGGTTCTACACTCGTGAAGGTTTGCTGATCCTACTCCTCCTATTCGCCGCATTGAACGCCTTTGCCACAAAGGAAAATCCACAAGAAAAAGATTGGATCGGATTCTGGCAATTCACGTTTCTGGTGATCATCCTGTCAGCGCTATGCCTCATCACCGTTTCGGGTTTGCCGTAA